In Rhodococcus rhodochrous, a single genomic region encodes these proteins:
- a CDS encoding AMP-binding protein produces the protein MTTTRTDTLPALLDGLVAANPDAPIAYDIVDDVAVARSRGEFCDRVEAVRSELDGIGLRAGQCIAVMLPNWSDALVWQFAASALGAHVIGVNTRYNTREVAHILTAARPAVVAVPAAFHGLDLFGRLTEAAASVPDVATPVVAVVSGPANASASPADFDLGGGAWTAGSGDTRGASAPETPDTATLTPAGIDDDPEDRIAVAFTTSGSTGVPKLAAHRGNAVVRHGRADAVIMKVVEGDVALCVLPVSGVFGFSTAMAALAGGGALLMETVFDPDAVLRRMQEVGVTHAVGADDLFGRLYDAWHDGERVDLSSLRWVGIADFLGRSHEIARWLRDEFGTHTSGVFGSSEVFALAMLWNADDPESVRWNGGGRAVDTAIELRVADPYDDRVLPAGEQGELQFRGPNVVDAYLGNPDAAARAFTADGWFRSGDLAVDLGDGGFRYICRMGDVLRLRGFLVDPAEIETRLAEHPGVATAKVVGITGDGGYTEAIGFVVPTDDAPADTTSETLRTWCRETLAAFKVPTAIHIIERMPTTVGGNGSKIRAVELREWAREWAGSERDSRTG, from the coding sequence GTGACCACCACCCGCACCGACACCCTGCCCGCACTGCTCGACGGCCTCGTCGCCGCGAACCCGGATGCCCCGATCGCCTACGACATCGTCGACGACGTGGCGGTGGCGCGCAGCCGCGGAGAGTTCTGCGACCGGGTCGAGGCCGTGCGCAGCGAACTCGACGGCATCGGCCTGCGCGCGGGCCAGTGCATCGCGGTGATGTTGCCGAACTGGTCCGACGCACTCGTGTGGCAGTTCGCGGCCTCCGCACTCGGCGCCCACGTCATCGGTGTCAACACCCGCTACAACACCCGCGAGGTCGCGCACATCCTCACCGCCGCGCGACCTGCCGTCGTGGCCGTGCCGGCCGCCTTCCACGGACTCGACCTGTTCGGCCGGCTCACCGAGGCCGCGGCGTCCGTCCCCGATGTGGCCACCCCGGTGGTCGCGGTGGTGTCCGGACCGGCGAACGCGTCGGCTTCCCCGGCCGACTTCGACCTCGGCGGAGGAGCCTGGACGGCCGGTAGCGGCGACACGCGTGGCGCGAGCGCGCCCGAGACCCCCGACACCGCGACACTCACCCCGGCCGGGATCGACGACGATCCCGAGGACCGGATCGCGGTGGCGTTCACGACGTCCGGTTCCACCGGTGTGCCCAAGCTGGCCGCGCACCGCGGTAACGCCGTCGTCCGCCACGGACGTGCGGACGCTGTGATCATGAAGGTCGTCGAGGGCGACGTGGCGTTGTGCGTGCTCCCGGTCTCGGGCGTCTTCGGTTTCAGTACCGCGATGGCCGCACTCGCCGGTGGGGGAGCGCTGCTCATGGAGACGGTCTTCGATCCGGATGCCGTTCTGCGCCGGATGCAGGAGGTCGGGGTCACGCACGCGGTGGGCGCCGACGATCTGTTCGGCCGTCTCTACGACGCCTGGCACGACGGCGAACGCGTCGATCTGTCGTCACTGCGCTGGGTCGGCATCGCCGACTTCCTCGGCCGCTCCCACGAGATCGCCCGATGGCTGCGCGACGAATTCGGCACCCACACGTCCGGTGTGTTCGGGTCGTCGGAGGTGTTCGCCCTCGCGATGTTGTGGAACGCCGACGATCCGGAATCGGTGCGCTGGAACGGTGGCGGACGCGCGGTCGACACCGCGATCGAACTGCGGGTCGCCGATCCCTACGACGATCGGGTCCTCCCGGCCGGCGAACAGGGCGAACTGCAGTTCCGCGGCCCGAACGTCGTCGACGCCTACCTCGGCAACCCCGACGCCGCGGCACGCGCGTTCACGGCGGACGGCTGGTTCCGCAGCGGCGACCTCGCCGTCGACCTCGGAGACGGAGGCTTCCGCTACATCTGCCGAATGGGCGACGTCCTGCGCTTGCGCGGCTTCCTCGTCGACCCCGCCGAGATCGAGACGCGCCTGGCGGAGCATCCCGGCGTGGCGACGGCCAAGGTCGTCGGCATCACCGGCGACGGCGGATACACCGAGGCGATCGGATTCGTCGTCCCCACCGACGACGCGCCCGCGGACACGACCTCGGAGACACTTCGGACCTGGTGCCGCGAGACTCTCGCCGCATTCAAGGTGCCCACGGCGATCCACATCATCGAGCGGATGCCCACCACGGTCGGGGGCAACGGCTCGAAGATCCGCGCCGTGGAACTGCGCGAGTGGGCCCGCGAGTGGGCCGGTAGCGAACGCGACTCCCGAACCGGATAG
- a CDS encoding alpha/beta fold hydrolase, translating to MIEARYLEIGGALGFVEIVTPDARSGSALDATDLPTVLCIHTAGQSGVQWRHVARDLADRGYRVIVPDLPGHGRSEPAPGGPVTSLIAYGDWLCAVLDALGIDRPFVMGCSIGGKLTLELATRPDRPLSGAVAMEAEPGPGRVNVAGLRRELEDVAGPSRSERTYLGTLASVGRSVPEAKAHTIALMHKREDPEISSSDLIGWGTHDVRDRLDRVTAPIHLVAGVDDPWIDPDAVARAADTINDALPGRARFTALAGIGHYPMEEIDDFAALADTWIGELRRVAVPEEAAL from the coding sequence ATGATCGAGGCCCGCTATCTGGAGATCGGCGGAGCGCTCGGCTTCGTCGAGATCGTCACCCCCGACGCACGATCCGGCAGCGCTCTCGACGCGACCGATCTGCCCACCGTCCTGTGCATCCACACCGCCGGCCAGAGCGGCGTGCAGTGGCGCCATGTGGCCCGCGATCTCGCCGATCGCGGCTACCGGGTCATTGTCCCCGATCTGCCCGGCCACGGACGTTCCGAACCCGCACCCGGTGGCCCCGTCACGAGCCTGATCGCCTACGGCGACTGGCTGTGCGCGGTGCTCGACGCGCTCGGCATCGACCGGCCGTTCGTCATGGGCTGCTCGATCGGCGGCAAGCTCACCCTCGAACTCGCGACCCGCCCGGACCGCCCGCTGTCCGGTGCCGTCGCAATGGAGGCCGAACCCGGCCCGGGCCGCGTCAACGTCGCCGGTCTGCGCCGCGAACTCGAGGACGTCGCCGGTCCGTCGCGCTCCGAGCGTACCTATCTGGGAACCCTTGCATCCGTGGGACGTTCGGTTCCGGAGGCGAAGGCACACACGATCGCGCTCATGCACAAGCGGGAGGACCCGGAGATCTCGTCGTCCGACCTCATCGGCTGGGGAACCCACGACGTGCGCGACCGTCTCGACCGGGTGACCGCACCGATCCATCTCGTCGCCGGTGTCGACGACCCGTGGATCGACCCCGATGCCGTGGCCCGGGCCGCGGACACGATCAACGATGCACTTCCCGGACGCGCCCGCTTCACGGCACTGGCCGGTATCGGACACTATCCGATGGAGGAGATCGACGACTTCGCCGCGCTCGCCGACACCTGGATCGGTGAACTGCGCCGGGTCGCTGTTCCCGAGGAGGCAGCGCTGTGA
- a CDS encoding acyl-CoA dehydrogenase family protein, whose translation MTHRPSQPRTDSPRYLTEERLAIRDLARDFAMTKVLPVANELDPVQGTIPDSLKKEMAEIGFFGIMIPEEHGGLGLGVFEYCLVAEELSRAWMSVSGLLARGNGMGGGFTPEQEAALLPKVARGEYLGAYALSEAEAGSDVANISCRAVRDGDEWVVNGTKMWCTYADEADYLVLFARTDPNKDPAKPHRGISAFLVEKERGVFPEGISGTKVRKIGYFGWSTWELSFDNFRIPADKMLGEEGKGFYLAVSGLEVGRAHTAARAIGLARAALEDSIEYVHTRRQFGRPIGDFQHLRFKIAKMAADIEAARQLMYSVATDIDTGRRCSLEASMCKLVATEMAEQVTSEAVQIHGGAGYTTDFQVERHWRDARLTKIFEGTSEIQMRIISDELLGRPEQA comes from the coding sequence ATGACCCACCGCCCCTCGCAGCCGCGCACCGATTCCCCGCGCTATCTCACCGAGGAACGCCTCGCGATCCGCGACCTCGCCCGCGACTTCGCGATGACGAAGGTGCTGCCCGTCGCCAACGAACTCGACCCGGTCCAGGGCACCATCCCCGATTCCCTCAAGAAGGAGATGGCCGAGATCGGCTTCTTCGGGATCATGATCCCCGAGGAACACGGTGGTCTCGGACTCGGCGTCTTCGAGTACTGCCTCGTGGCCGAGGAACTGTCGCGCGCATGGATGAGCGTGTCGGGTCTGCTCGCCCGCGGCAACGGCATGGGCGGTGGCTTCACCCCCGAGCAGGAGGCGGCACTGCTGCCCAAGGTCGCGCGCGGTGAGTACCTCGGCGCGTATGCCCTGTCGGAGGCCGAGGCCGGCTCCGACGTCGCGAACATCTCGTGCCGCGCCGTCCGCGACGGCGACGAGTGGGTCGTCAACGGCACCAAGATGTGGTGCACCTATGCCGACGAGGCCGACTACCTCGTGCTCTTCGCCCGCACCGATCCGAACAAAGACCCGGCCAAGCCGCACCGCGGCATCAGCGCCTTCCTCGTCGAGAAGGAACGCGGTGTGTTCCCCGAGGGCATCTCGGGCACCAAGGTTCGCAAGATCGGCTACTTCGGGTGGAGCACCTGGGAACTGTCGTTCGACAACTTCCGCATCCCGGCCGACAAGATGCTCGGCGAAGAGGGCAAAGGCTTCTACCTCGCGGTCTCCGGTCTCGAGGTGGGCCGCGCCCACACCGCCGCCCGCGCCATCGGTCTCGCCCGCGCCGCGCTCGAGGACTCGATCGAGTACGTGCACACCCGCCGTCAGTTCGGCCGCCCCATCGGCGATTTCCAGCATCTGAGGTTCAAGATCGCGAAGATGGCCGCCGACATCGAGGCCGCGCGTCAGCTGATGTACTCGGTCGCCACCGACATCGATACCGGCCGGCGGTGCTCGCTCGAGGCGTCGATGTGCAAGCTCGTCGCCACCGAGATGGCCGAGCAGGTCACCAGCGAGGCCGTGCAGATCCACGGCGGCGCCGGATACACCACCGACTTCCAGGTCGAACGCCATTGGCGCGACGCGCGTCTGACGAAGATCTTCGAGGGCACCAGCGAGATCCAGATGCGCATCATCTCCGACGAACTCCTGGGAAGGCCCGAACAGGCATGA
- a CDS encoding TetR family transcriptional regulator — translation MNSRSNGASSSIRERILETALDEFYECGFHGATMRNIANAAGCSAANVYNHFENKSELLVEILRRASDEQFTATRNALRKVGDDPAERWRAAVAAHALYTARNPRACLVANSELRYLGPLDRKRVVGSRDAQEQLFVDIAEDGVEQGLFTLERVHQGVTAVLTMCAGIPLWFREDGPLSAQEVADDFAGYALNLVGYSR, via the coding sequence ATGAACAGCCGGTCGAACGGTGCGTCCTCGTCCATTCGGGAACGGATTCTCGAGACCGCGCTCGACGAGTTCTACGAGTGCGGATTCCACGGGGCGACGATGCGCAATATCGCCAACGCCGCAGGTTGTAGCGCTGCCAACGTCTACAACCATTTCGAGAACAAGTCGGAACTGCTCGTGGAAATTCTCCGCCGCGCGAGCGACGAGCAGTTCACGGCGACCCGCAACGCCCTGCGCAAGGTCGGCGACGATCCGGCCGAGCGGTGGCGCGCGGCGGTCGCGGCCCACGCGTTGTACACCGCGCGGAATCCGCGGGCCTGCCTGGTGGCGAATTCGGAACTGCGGTATCTCGGCCCGCTCGACCGCAAGCGCGTGGTGGGTTCGCGCGACGCCCAGGAACAGCTCTTCGTCGACATCGCGGAAGACGGTGTGGAGCAAGGGCTTTTCACGCTCGAACGGGTGCATCAGGGGGTCACTGCGGTGCTGACGATGTGCGCCGGCATCCCCCTCTGGTTCCGGGAGGACGGACCCCTCTCGGCGCAGGAGGTGGCCGACGATTTCGCCGGATACGCGCTCAATCTGGTCGGATACTCGCGCTGA
- a CDS encoding nuclear transport factor 2 family protein → MSSPHPESSLLDRITRLEDLEAIRKLDAQYCRHLDDGNWDALMDLFTDDGEFDGLSHPRGKEEMRTFFAGLADGGLTSFWHFITNLEIDLDGDRATVRSFLWQPCVTDGAPAIAAGRYNDRVVKIDGRWLYEVKQVRFHFFGPLEAGWDENLFALDSARGAAVRA, encoded by the coding sequence GTGTCCAGTCCCCACCCCGAGTCGTCCCTGCTCGACCGCATCACCCGCCTCGAAGACCTCGAGGCGATCCGGAAGCTCGACGCGCAGTACTGCCGCCACCTCGACGACGGCAACTGGGACGCGCTCATGGACCTGTTCACCGACGACGGCGAGTTCGACGGCCTGTCCCACCCGCGCGGGAAGGAGGAGATGCGCACCTTCTTCGCGGGACTCGCCGACGGCGGGCTGACCTCCTTCTGGCACTTCATCACGAACCTCGAGATCGACCTCGACGGTGACCGTGCCACGGTGCGCTCGTTCCTGTGGCAGCCCTGCGTCACCGACGGTGCGCCCGCGATCGCGGCCGGTCGCTACAACGACCGGGTAGTCAAAATCGACGGCCGCTGGCTCTACGAGGTCAAGCAGGTCCGCTTCCACTTCTTCGGCCCGCTCGAGGCCGGCTGGGACGAGAACCTCTTCGCGCTCGACAGCGCCCGTGGCGCGGCGGTGCGGGCATGA
- a CDS encoding DUF485 domain-containing protein, giving the protein MTDTVNGVPTSSPEDELVWTRMLHLPEIAELRRRRARVTNTLGGITVVLFTSFLVAFIGFPDQLGTTVVLGVPLSLWVVFSQFAGTWVLVWAYFRLSRTYIGPAVDDAVAAVERNRPASEEVAS; this is encoded by the coding sequence ATGACCGACACCGTGAACGGCGTCCCCACCTCGTCCCCGGAGGACGAGCTCGTCTGGACGCGGATGCTCCACCTTCCCGAGATCGCGGAACTGCGTCGCCGACGCGCCCGGGTGACCAACACGCTCGGTGGCATCACCGTCGTGCTGTTCACGTCCTTCCTCGTCGCCTTCATCGGGTTCCCCGATCAGTTGGGAACGACCGTCGTCCTCGGCGTCCCGCTGTCGCTGTGGGTGGTGTTCTCCCAGTTCGCCGGAACCTGGGTGCTGGTCTGGGCGTACTTCCGTCTCTCCCGCACCTACATCGGCCCCGCCGTCGACGACGCCGTCGCAGCCGTCGAACGGAACCGTCCCGCATCCGAGGAGGTCGCATCATGA
- a CDS encoding cation acetate symporter, whose product MTGDADYLAIAICSAVISLTLWVTFAASRRAKSADGFFAAGRSISSWQNGFAIAGEFISAGSFLGTTGLIFSKGVDGTVILFTSVISFLPVLFLLAEKMRNLGKYTLADVLVFRTDSRNVRVAVALSTIATGTFVLLAQLVAAGVLLESVSGIPFWLSVVVAGSLMGIYVFVGGMLATTWVQVIKSTILSVLAIIVCFGILAQFGFAFPKVLDAATDNAVAGDAILSPGLIFGQTSAINLVSYALAFALGTAGMAHILIRFFTVPEATTARRSLGWTVALCSLFYLIVIVMGFGAAAVLGPNGTDLVGPGGNLAAPVLVTELGGGAGTIGGSIALALVAAVAFASIVAVVAGVVISAAGTFARDVWPAVTRKEPIENLDADEQAREDQAQARIARYGAVSFSVLAIGLAMLIGDDTNITFFMGMAFMVAGSAHLPALVLSLNWRRFNATGAVWGVLTGLVSTIVSLMFTEALWMGSGPAPLTIQLPVIVTMPLGIAACVIGSIVGEKRRGRGRLEDEKFAEMLVRAETGIGAEVAATH is encoded by the coding sequence ATGACCGGTGACGCCGATTATCTCGCCATCGCGATCTGCAGCGCCGTCATCTCCCTGACCCTGTGGGTGACCTTCGCTGCGTCCCGGCGCGCGAAGAGCGCCGACGGATTCTTCGCCGCGGGTCGCTCGATCTCGAGCTGGCAGAACGGATTCGCCATCGCGGGCGAATTCATCTCCGCCGGCAGCTTCCTCGGCACCACCGGCCTGATCTTCTCCAAGGGCGTCGACGGCACCGTCATCCTGTTCACGTCCGTCATCTCGTTCCTGCCGGTGCTGTTCCTCCTCGCGGAGAAGATGCGCAATCTCGGCAAGTACACCCTCGCCGACGTCCTCGTCTTCCGCACCGACTCGCGGAACGTGCGGGTCGCGGTCGCGCTGAGCACGATCGCCACCGGCACCTTCGTGCTGCTCGCCCAACTCGTCGCCGCGGGTGTGCTCCTCGAATCCGTCTCGGGCATCCCGTTCTGGCTGTCGGTGGTGGTCGCCGGATCGCTCATGGGCATCTACGTCTTCGTGGGCGGCATGCTCGCCACCACCTGGGTGCAGGTCATCAAGTCGACGATCCTGTCGGTGCTCGCGATCATCGTGTGCTTCGGCATCCTGGCGCAGTTCGGGTTCGCGTTCCCGAAGGTCCTCGACGCCGCGACCGACAACGCCGTCGCGGGCGACGCGATCCTGTCGCCCGGACTGATCTTCGGCCAGACCAGCGCGATCAACCTCGTCTCCTACGCACTCGCGTTCGCCCTGGGCACCGCCGGGATGGCGCACATCCTCATCCGGTTCTTCACCGTCCCCGAGGCCACGACGGCCCGGCGCTCGCTCGGCTGGACCGTCGCGCTGTGCAGCCTGTTCTACCTGATCGTCATCGTGATGGGCTTCGGCGCCGCGGCCGTGCTCGGACCGAACGGCACCGACCTCGTCGGGCCCGGCGGCAACCTCGCAGCGCCCGTGCTCGTCACCGAACTCGGTGGCGGAGCCGGCACGATCGGTGGGTCCATCGCGCTCGCACTCGTCGCCGCGGTGGCCTTCGCGTCCATCGTCGCAGTGGTCGCCGGTGTCGTGATCTCCGCAGCCGGCACCTTCGCCCGCGACGTGTGGCCGGCGGTCACCCGGAAGGAACCGATCGAGAATCTCGACGCGGACGAGCAGGCCCGGGAGGACCAGGCCCAGGCCCGCATCGCGCGGTACGGGGCCGTGTCCTTCAGCGTCCTCGCCATCGGTCTGGCCATGCTCATCGGTGACGACACCAACATCACCTTCTTCATGGGCATGGCGTTCATGGTGGCCGGCAGCGCACACCTGCCTGCCCTCGTGCTGAGCCTGAACTGGCGGCGGTTCAACGCCACCGGCGCGGTCTGGGGTGTGCTCACCGGTCTCGTCTCGACGATCGTGAGCCTGATGTTCACCGAGGCCCTGTGGATGGGCAGCGGGCCCGCTCCCCTGACCATCCAGCTCCCGGTGATCGTCACCATGCCGCTCGGCATCGCAGCGTGCGTGATCGGGTCGATCGTCGGCGAGAAGCGTCGGGGACGCGGTCGCCTCGAGGACGAGAAATTCGCGGAGATGCTGGTGCGCGCGGAGACCGGCATCGGCGCGGAGGTCGCCGCCACGCACTGA
- a CDS encoding phosphotransferase family protein has product MGGVSGELKDELTKRLSSVLDGSWTLRRIERLTGGASRETWAITAASATGDTRELILRRDPPGREDARRIAMEAASFDEAARVGVPVPDVIDRSGDEPHPGIGAYLVMSKVPGEALPQRLLRDENLAEVHAALPYELGRILARIHRMDIEAVPNLPEHDPLTSLFDEYLTNGEPVPTLEAAFVWLTRNRPPATGKAFVHGDFRNGNLLVDAEGVRGVLDWELAHVGDPMEDLGWLCTRTWRFGSAHPVGGFGSRDDLFRGYADESGESPDPEVVHWWEVYGSLRWAVICRMQAAAAATGGDNTLELLAIGRRVAECEHDLLDLLCVPPREETETPPAPQFLGAPPVEELLEAVREFVLEVGAGADAKTRYRSRVAAHVLGIAAREATLAPGVRETYRVRLAGLGYRSEAELALGVRAGRDHLDDPQVAEVIRGLAANRLKVANPKYR; this is encoded by the coding sequence GTGGGTGGCGTCAGTGGTGAATTGAAAGACGAACTGACGAAGCGTCTTTCGTCGGTACTCGACGGCAGTTGGACGCTGCGGCGCATCGAGCGGCTCACCGGTGGTGCGAGCCGCGAGACGTGGGCGATCACCGCGGCGTCGGCCACCGGCGACACCCGGGAGTTGATCCTGCGCCGCGACCCGCCGGGACGCGAGGACGCACGCAGGATCGCTATGGAAGCGGCGTCCTTCGACGAGGCCGCCCGCGTCGGCGTGCCCGTGCCCGACGTCATCGACCGCAGCGGCGACGAACCGCACCCCGGGATCGGCGCCTACCTCGTGATGTCGAAGGTGCCCGGCGAGGCACTGCCGCAGCGGCTGCTGCGCGACGAGAATCTGGCCGAGGTCCACGCCGCGCTGCCCTACGAACTCGGACGCATACTCGCCCGGATCCACCGCATGGACATCGAGGCCGTACCGAACCTGCCGGAACACGACCCGCTGACCTCCCTGTTCGACGAGTACCTCACCAACGGCGAACCTGTGCCGACGCTCGAGGCCGCCTTCGTGTGGCTCACCCGCAACCGTCCACCGGCGACCGGGAAAGCGTTCGTACACGGCGACTTCCGCAACGGGAACCTCCTCGTCGACGCGGAGGGTGTGCGCGGGGTGCTCGACTGGGAACTGGCGCACGTGGGTGATCCGATGGAGGACCTCGGATGGCTGTGCACCCGGACGTGGCGTTTCGGTTCGGCGCATCCGGTCGGCGGGTTCGGCTCCCGCGACGACCTGTTCCGCGGGTACGCCGACGAATCGGGCGAGAGTCCCGACCCCGAGGTCGTCCACTGGTGGGAGGTCTACGGCTCGCTGCGGTGGGCGGTGATCTGCCGGATGCAGGCCGCCGCCGCGGCGACGGGAGGCGACAACACCCTCGAACTGCTCGCCATCGGCCGCCGCGTCGCCGAGTGCGAACACGACCTGCTGGACCTGCTCTGCGTTCCTCCTCGCGAGGAGACGGAGACTCCTCCCGCCCCACAATTCCTGGGAGCACCGCCCGTCGAGGAGCTGCTCGAGGCGGTCCGCGAGTTCGTCCTGGAGGTCGGGGCGGGCGCCGATGCGAAGACCCGCTACCGCAGCCGGGTGGCGGCGCACGTCCTCGGCATCGCCGCCCGGGAGGCCACCCTCGCCCCTGGGGTGCGGGAGACCTATCGTGTGCGGCTCGCCGGGCTCGGCTACCGCTCCGAAGCCGAACTCGCCCTCGGGGTGCGTGCAGGACGAGATCACCTCGACGACCCGCAGGTCGCCGAGGTGATCAGGGGGTTGGCCGCGAACCGGCTGAAGGTCGCGAACCCGAAATATCGCTGA
- a CDS encoding PIN domain-containing protein, which translates to MLPDANVLYSRTLRDWLCLLANRSGPPLFHLRWTEDILAELVYHLRKKHPHFSDRQIGGVRDNIVRVAAHGRIKGYEIDPGLACTDEYDAHLHAAAEHGDVQYVITSDNGFHDFAVAHDEFLGYEVYTPDDFLMLVHRDAISTVREALLEQIAYHRRLDRPFNLVARLEDAQAPNFAAAIRKMMQAPAVARALSCVPEGS; encoded by the coding sequence GTGCTGCCGGACGCGAACGTACTGTATTCGCGGACTTTGAGGGACTGGCTCTGTCTGCTGGCCAACAGGTCCGGTCCGCCATTGTTCCACCTGCGTTGGACCGAGGACATTCTTGCGGAGTTGGTATATCACCTGCGCAAGAAGCACCCGCACTTCTCCGATCGTCAGATCGGGGGAGTGCGGGACAACATCGTCAGAGTGGCCGCACATGGCCGAATCAAGGGATACGAAATCGATCCGGGTCTGGCATGTACAGACGAGTACGACGCGCACTTGCATGCCGCTGCCGAACATGGTGACGTCCAATATGTCATCACCAGCGACAATGGGTTTCACGACTTTGCGGTAGCTCATGACGAATTTCTCGGCTATGAGGTCTATACCCCGGACGACTTCCTGATGCTCGTCCACCGGGACGCAATCTCCACTGTCCGTGAAGCCCTGCTCGAACAGATCGCCTATCACCGCAGACTCGATCGACCGTTCAACCTGGTGGCTCGTCTCGAAGACGCACAGGCTCCCAACTTCGCCGCCGCGATCCGCAAAATGATGCAAGCACCGGCGGTGGCTCGAGCTCTCTCGTGTGTCCCCGAAGGTAGCTGA
- a CDS encoding helix-turn-helix domain-containing protein codes for MDAVIDRGVGKTTLTVTSDQVSQAGAFNPADLLSVVPAELAAILTEVVQIVAAGGTVTIGSMPDELTTTSAADLLGISRPTLMKLIREGQIPGHKVGTHTRLHTADVLAYRDRLREQQRAALQDLRDFEEAEGLDY; via the coding sequence ATGGACGCAGTGATCGATCGCGGCGTGGGAAAGACGACACTGACGGTGACATCGGATCAGGTGTCGCAGGCCGGAGCGTTCAACCCTGCGGATCTGCTGTCGGTGGTTCCCGCCGAGCTGGCCGCAATCCTCACCGAAGTTGTGCAAATCGTCGCTGCGGGTGGCACGGTAACCATCGGTTCGATGCCGGATGAGCTGACCACTACATCAGCGGCGGATCTACTCGGCATCTCTCGCCCGACGCTGATGAAACTGATCCGCGAAGGGCAGATCCCAGGACACAAGGTCGGGACCCACACGCGACTCCATACTGCGGACGTCCTCGCTTACAGAGACCGGCTGCGCGAGCAACAAAGGGCCGCATTGCAGGATCTGCGCGACTTCGAGGAAGCCGAGGGACTGGATTACTGA
- a CDS encoding IS3 family transposase (programmed frameshift) yields MASTHPRADGPRRRVFSPADKLSHLAAYEQACETNEGGAYLRREGLYSSLISEWRKQRDAGVLDGKQPGAKIGKLTAEQADIARLKQELARANKRLTTTEAALDIMGKAHALLDSLSERADFRRQAQQALTVAWTELTEAGVSTRTASTLTGVVRSTAVRRRTAATTPTPPVMSAPPVEPANKLTPIERRRILEVLDSDRFVDQAPLEVYAQLLDEGIYLCSVSTMHRVLRENTQVSERRRLARHPARTCPELIATAPRQVYSWDITKLAGPEKGRYFDAYVMIDIYSRYIVGVHVHAHESGVLARELMEQIFAVHGIPQVVHADRGTSMTSKSVAALLADLEVTRSHSRPRVSNDNPYSESVFKTLKYGPGFPDRFGSLSQAREFMIIFTEWYNHEHRHTGIGLHTPADVHFGLAAGKAAERRQVLDAARARHPHRFGTTTAPKILDLSDTVYINRPADDSEATVEDDTIAA; encoded by the exons ATGGCCTCCACTCACCCCCGCGCCGACGGACCCCGCCGGCGCGTGTTCAGCCCCGCCGACAAGCTCTCCCACCTGGCCGCGTACGAACAGGCCTGCGAGACGAACGAGGGCGGGGCATACCTACGCCGTGAAGGCCTGTACTCGTCGCTGATCAGCGAGTGGCGCAAACAACGCGACGCCGGGGTCCTCGACGGCAAGCAGCCCGGCGCGAAGATCGGCAAGCTCACCGCCGAGCAGGCCGATATCGCCCGCCTCAAGCAAGAGCTCGCCCGGGCGAACAAGCGGTTGACCACCACCGAGGCCGCCTTGGACATCATGGGAAAAGCGCACGCTCTCTTGGACTCTCTCTCCGAGAGAGCGGATT TTCGGCGACAAGCCCAACAAGCGCTGACCGTAGCGTGGACCGAACTGACCGAAGCCGGGGTGTCGACGAGGACGGCCAGCACGCTGACCGGTGTGGTCCGCTCGACCGCGGTCCGGCGGCGCACCGCAGCCACCACACCGACCCCGCCGGTGATGTCGGCTCCGCCGGTCGAGCCGGCGAACAAGCTCACGCCGATCGAACGCCGCCGCATCCTCGAGGTGCTCGATAGTGATCGGTTTGTCGATCAGGCGCCGCTCGAGGTGTATGCGCAGCTGCTCGACGAGGGCATCTACCTGTGCTCGGTGTCCACGATGCACCGCGTGTTGCGGGAGAATACGCAGGTCAGTGAGCGTCGCCGGCTCGCGAGGCACCCGGCGAGGACCTGCCCGGAGTTAATCGCGACCGCGCCGCGGCAGGTGTACTCGTGGGACATCACGAAGCTTGCCGGGCCGGAGAAGGGCCGCTACTTCGATGCGTACGTGATGATCGACATCTACTCGCGGTACATCGTCGGAGTCCATGTTCACGCGCACGAATCGGGTGTGCTGGCGCGGGAGTTGATGGAGCAGATCTTTGCCGTACACGGCATTCCGCAGGTCGTGCACGCTGACCGTGGTACGTCGATGACCAGCAAGTCCGTCGCCGCATTGCTGGCCGATCTCGAGGTCACTCGCTCGCATTCGCGGCCGCGGGTTTCGAACGACAATCCGTATTCCGAATCGGTGTTCAAGACCCTCAAGTACGGGCCAGGGTTTCCTGATCGGTTCGGATCACTCAGTCAGGCAAGGGAATTCATGATCATCTTCACTGAATGGTACAACCACGAACATCGCCACACCGGAATCGGGTTGCACACGCCCGCCGATGTCCACTTCGGTCTGGCCGCCGGCAAGGCCGCCGAACGCCGGCAGGTACTCGATGCCGCTCGTGCCCGGCATCCGCACCGCTTCGGCACCACCACCGCGCCGAAGATCCTCGACCTGTCCGACACCGTCTATATCAACCGGCCAGCCGACGATTCCGAGGCCACAGTGGAGGACGACACGATAGCCGCCTGA